The Candidatus Glassbacteria bacterium genome segment TTTAAGATTGCGAACAGCCCCGTCGTTGTCCCCCGCGACAGCCTGGTTTATGTGGAAATCATCTTCTCCCCGACAGCGGCCCCCCTGGTTTCGGCCACGATCACTATCTCCAGCGACGATCCGGCGTCTCCCCAGAAAACGGTCTCTGTCACCGGACGGGGACTCGCGGGGGGCAGCGCACAGATTGTGGTCACTCCCGGCCAACTGGGATTCCCCGCGGTCAGGGTCGGCTCCAGCGTCTCGCTGAAACTGACGATTACCAATCCGGGCACGGATATTCTCCATATCGACTCGGTCCTTTCCAGCCACCTCGCCTTCAGGGTCAACCTGCCGGCCAATGCGCTGGCCTTCGGACGCAGCCTCGAACTGGGCGTGACATTCGTCCCCACCGACACCGGCAGCATCAGCGGACAATTGAGGATTTCAACAGATGCCGTCAACTCGCCAAAAGTCTCGGTACTCCTTTCCGGGACCGCCATCTCCAGCCTCCCGTCGAGCATCGTCCTCGAGCCGGAAGCGGTCGATTTCGGCGAGGTGTTCCGCGACAGCCTGAGCTCATTGCCGCTGAAGGTGTCTAATACCGGTGATGACAGCCTGGTGATCACCGCCCTGCGAATCAATACCGGAGCATCGTTCTCTACCGCGTTTTCCGGCGGGACCGTAATCGCACCCGGCGAGTCCCGGGAGTTTACAGTCAGGTTCAGTTCCTCCTCACTCGGACAGTTCCGCGGCAGCATGACCATTTTCCACAGCGACGAGGAGCGCGAGGATATAATCGTGCCGCTCAGCGCCTCGGTGGTCGATGTGCCTCCGGAGTTCATCCGGCTCAGCCCGGACACGGTCCGGTTCGACTCGATCGGCGTTGGCGCGGAGTCTATCCAACAGCTCTGGATCGTCAATCCGAACAGCGTGCCGCTGTCGGTCTGGGCTTTCCAGCTTCCGGACTCGACCTTCAGCGTTGCGGTCGACTCGATTCCCGTACCTCCGGGAGACAGCATCCCGCTGGTGATAAGGTTCTCTCCGCAGGCCGAAGGTTCGTTCAGCGGCCGGCTGACCATGCAGACCAACGTGGTCGGCAGTCCCTCGCTGACTGTTCCGGTGGCGGGAAAGTCGTACCAGTCGGTGACAGGCGATATTTCGCTGACCGATACGCGAATCGATTTCGGCACCCAGGCGCTGGGTTCGGTAGCCGTGGCCAATGTGACCGTGAGCAACGACGGTGGTAACCGGCTGGCGATCCGTTCGGTCGGGACCACTAACTCCATTTTCGTGGTCACCTCCAGCCCGGACACGATCCCGGCAAACCAGGGCGGTACGATTACACTGGAGTTCAGACCGACCACCGTGGGCCTGTTCGCCGCCGACCTGCTGATCTCCTCCAGCGCCCCGGACAACCCGACAGTAAAAGTGACCCTGCTCGGCGGAGGGGTAGACACCTCGGCTACCGGCACGGCGCTGCTGACCCTCTCGACCCGCCTGGTCGATGTGGGCCAGGTGGTGCAGGGGCTGACAGGAACCTCCCTGCTTAATATCGGCAATATCGGCAAGGACACTCTGCGGGTATCCGGCTTCAGCCTGAGCCACGAGGAATTTTCAGTGTCGCCTCCACAACTCCAGGTGCCTCCGGGCAGCGAGCTGGCCGTGACTGTCGGATTCGCGCCCACGGTTTCCGGCGAGGTCAGCGGGACCCTGGTCCTGTTCTCCAACGACCAGTTGCGCTCCACCGATACGATCCAGGTGAAGGGCGTGGGCGTAACCGAAGGCGGCGTGATCGAGGACCGGGAGAAATTTATCCAGGGCGGGAGTTTCCTGATGGGCTTCGCCGGCGAGGAGGGTCCGGTGCGGCAGGTCACCATGAGCAGCTTCTACATGGACGCCTTCGAGGTCACGAACGAGCTGTATCAGGATTTTGTCGATCAGGGCGGGTACAACACCCAGGCCTACTGGTCTGATGAGGGCTGGAACTGGCGGCTGACCGGCACCGATTACGGGTTCGATTCCCAGAACCCGCGTCCCCGCTACTGGGCGGACTCGGGCGCGGTGCCGTGGGAGGCCGACCAGTACAGCAGCAGGCCCAACTCGCCGGTGGTGGGGGTGAGCTGGTACGAGGCCGAGGCGTACGCCCGCTTCCGCGCTAAAGCTCTGCCCACCGAGGCGCAGTGGGAGTATGCGGCACGAGGCAGCCAGGGGCGGATCTATCCCTGGGGCGATATCTGGTTCGGCGACCGCGCGAACCACGGCCAGTTGCGCAGTCCTTATTACGACGAGTCCGACGGCGACAGGTACACCTCGTCGATCTCGGCTTTCCCGCAGGGCCAGACCCCCACCGGGCTGTTCGGGATGGCGGGTAACGTGATGGAGTGGATCGCCGACTGGTTCGGACCCTACGACACGGCGGGCACCAACAACCCCACCGGGCCCTCCGCCGGACTGGAGCGGGTGC includes the following:
- a CDS encoding choice-of-anchor D domain-containing protein, with amino-acid sequence MSARDLNHTAAVGLLCLSLLAAACDREPPTSAGVTGLSISGQILIGGQPGPNVDLRLFGDFEATATTDSLGNYQFTDLVTGIYAVRPVRSGFDFSPDDLELELERSSVIGQDFTMIPETPWLLIDKEEVDFGAVEIGDSRTLMIGLSNLGKKQLTVTSLISSNPVFKIANSPVVVPRDSLVYVEIIFSPTAAPLVSATITISSDDPASPQKTVSVTGRGLAGGSAQIVVTPGQLGFPAVRVGSSVSLKLTITNPGTDILHIDSVLSSHLAFRVNLPANALAFGRSLELGVTFVPTDTGSISGQLRISTDAVNSPKVSVLLSGTAISSLPSSIVLEPEAVDFGEVFRDSLSSLPLKVSNTGDDSLVITALRINTGASFSTAFSGGTVIAPGESREFTVRFSSSSLGQFRGSMTIFHSDEEREDIIVPLSASVVDVPPEFIRLSPDTVRFDSIGVGAESIQQLWIVNPNSVPLSVWAFQLPDSTFSVAVDSIPVPPGDSIPLVIRFSPQAEGSFSGRLTMQTNVVGSPSLTVPVAGKSYQSVTGDISLTDTRIDFGTQALGSVAVANVTVSNDGGNRLAIRSVGTTNSIFVVTSSPDTIPANQGGTITLEFRPTTVGLFAADLLISSSAPDNPTVKVTLLGGGVDTSATGTALLTLSTRLVDVGQVVQGLTGTSLLNIGNIGKDTLRVSGFSLSHEEFSVSPPQLQVPPGSELAVTVGFAPTVSGEVSGTLVLFSNDQLRSTDTIQVKGVGVTEGGVIEDREKFIQGGSFLMGFAGEEGPVRQVTMSSFYMDAFEVTNELYQDFVDQGGYNTQAYWSDEGWNWRLTGTDYGFDSQNPRPRYWADSGAVPWEADQYSSRPNSPVVGVSWYEAEAYARFRAKALPTEAQWEYAARGSQGRIYPWGDIWFGDRANHGQLRSPYYDESDGDRYTSSISAFPQGQTPTGLFGMAGNVMEWIADWFGPYDTAGTNNPTGPSAGLERVLRGGSWQGSNDLARGFHRNKSLPRLRYPDGGIRLVRNF